From a region of the Lactuca sativa cultivar Salinas chromosome 4, Lsat_Salinas_v11, whole genome shotgun sequence genome:
- the LOC111907720 gene encoding uncharacterized protein LOC111907720 isoform X3 translates to MMGASSMITCEVTCIHRVLLRGMAKKRNMTRNQNCDGSSSSSWKRFNDGVAPWSDLDHNLLFLVMMQLGVIDFLAFSGVCKKWRSLALGNKKIFMASRPPMLMSISDPSYKKKECKCCLEDFEGRKFKTILPHAAGRICVGLTCGYLILFGGETKDFWLVNLITRHELHFPCFPYNASSDVARIRGILVFSPSVSGWVFVVLRKFSRQIWFSIAGTRAWNRISSTSLAIDLHAFKGKIYTVNIRCRLCEMRLTPEPKLTLLQTKNLPQPGFLFPEFVNLGEKLYVIDRGLKDSYTVHELDFEEMKWVSSEISELGVDHRALYKRDGYFLGTVDTSRKRRCLPSYIWYFPNDCLNVNRLDE, encoded by the exons ATGATGGGCGCAAGCTCGATGATCACATGTGAAGTCACGTGCATTCACCGCGTCTTGTTAAGGG GAATGGCCAAGAAAAGGAATATGACCAGAAACCAGAATTGTGATGGTTCATCATCATCTAGCTGGAAGAGATTCAACGATGGTGTGGCACCTTGGTCAGATCTTGACCATAATTTGCTTTTTTTAGTTATGATGCAACTGGGAGTAATTGATTTTCTAGCATTCAGTGGTGTGTGTAAGAAATGGAGGTCACTCGCACTCGGTAATAAGAAGATTTTTATGGCATCCAGACCACCGATGTTGATGTCCATCTCAGATCCTTCTTATAAGAAGAAAGAGTGCAAGTGCTGTCTTGAGGACTTTGAAGGTAGAAAGTTCAAAACCATCCTTCCCCATGCTGCTGGCAGGATCTGTGTTGGATTAACTTGTGGTTACCTCATCTTGTTCGGGGGGGAAACCAAAGACTTCTGGCTTGTAAATCTTATCACAAGGCACGAGCTTCATTTCCCTTGTTTCCCCTATAATGCAAGTAGTGATGTAGCAAGGATCAGAGgtatccttgtcttttcacctTCAGTATCTGGTTGGGTGTTTGTGGTGCTTCGTAAATTCTCCCGTCAAATTTGGTTTTCTATAGCGGGTACACGAGCATGGAATCGTATCTCCTCCACTTCCCTCGCGATTGATTTACATGCTTTCAAGGGGAAGATATATACCGTAAACATCCGCTGTCGTTTATGTGAAATGAGACTCACTCCAGAGCCCAAATTGACTTTACTCCAAACCAAGAATCTTCCACAGCCAGGCTTCTTATTTCCGGAGTTTGTAAATTTGGGTGAAAAACTTTATGTGATCGACCGTGGGTTAAAAGATTCATACACGGTTCACGAACTAGATTTTGAGGAAATGAAGTGGGTGTCGTCGGAAATTTCAGAGTTGGGGGTTGATCATCGCGCACTCTATAAGAGAGATGGTTACTTCCTTGGCACCGTTGATACAAGTCGAAAACGCAGGTGCCTTCCTTCATACATCTGGTACTTCCCCAATGATTGTTTGAATGTGAATCGCTTAGATGAATGA
- the LOC111907720 gene encoding uncharacterized protein LOC111907720 isoform X2 has protein sequence MALYLDGVLMLFVNSCNESHRLQGMAKKRNMTRNQNCDGSSSSSWKRFNDGVAPWSDLDHNLLFLVMMQLGVIDFLAFSGVCKKWRSLALGNKKIFMASRPPMLMSISDPSYKKKECKCCLEDFEGRKFKTILPHAAGRICVGLTCGYLILFGGETKDFWLVNLITRHELHFPCFPYNASSDVARIRGILVFSPSVSGWVFVVLRKFSRQIWFSIAGTRAWNRISSTSLAIDLHAFKGKIYTVNIRCRLCEMRLTPEPKLTLLQTKNLPQPGFLFPEFVNLGEKLYVIDRGLKDSYTVHELDFEEMKWVSSEISELGVDHRALYKRDGYFLGTVDTSRKRRCLPSYIWYFPNDCLNVNRLDE, from the exons ATGGCACTTTACCTCGATGGAGTGCTTATGCTATTTGTTAATTCATGCAATGAATCCCATCGTTTACAAG GAATGGCCAAGAAAAGGAATATGACCAGAAACCAGAATTGTGATGGTTCATCATCATCTAGCTGGAAGAGATTCAACGATGGTGTGGCACCTTGGTCAGATCTTGACCATAATTTGCTTTTTTTAGTTATGATGCAACTGGGAGTAATTGATTTTCTAGCATTCAGTGGTGTGTGTAAGAAATGGAGGTCACTCGCACTCGGTAATAAGAAGATTTTTATGGCATCCAGACCACCGATGTTGATGTCCATCTCAGATCCTTCTTATAAGAAGAAAGAGTGCAAGTGCTGTCTTGAGGACTTTGAAGGTAGAAAGTTCAAAACCATCCTTCCCCATGCTGCTGGCAGGATCTGTGTTGGATTAACTTGTGGTTACCTCATCTTGTTCGGGGGGGAAACCAAAGACTTCTGGCTTGTAAATCTTATCACAAGGCACGAGCTTCATTTCCCTTGTTTCCCCTATAATGCAAGTAGTGATGTAGCAAGGATCAGAGgtatccttgtcttttcacctTCAGTATCTGGTTGGGTGTTTGTGGTGCTTCGTAAATTCTCCCGTCAAATTTGGTTTTCTATAGCGGGTACACGAGCATGGAATCGTATCTCCTCCACTTCCCTCGCGATTGATTTACATGCTTTCAAGGGGAAGATATATACCGTAAACATCCGCTGTCGTTTATGTGAAATGAGACTCACTCCAGAGCCCAAATTGACTTTACTCCAAACCAAGAATCTTCCACAGCCAGGCTTCTTATTTCCGGAGTTTGTAAATTTGGGTGAAAAACTTTATGTGATCGACCGTGGGTTAAAAGATTCATACACGGTTCACGAACTAGATTTTGAGGAAATGAAGTGGGTGTCGTCGGAAATTTCAGAGTTGGGGGTTGATCATCGCGCACTCTATAAGAGAGATGGTTACTTCCTTGGCACCGTTGATACAAGTCGAAAACGCAGGTGCCTTCCTTCATACATCTGGTACTTCCCCAATGATTGTTTGAATGTGAATCGCTTAGATGAATGA
- the LOC111907720 gene encoding uncharacterized protein LOC111907720 isoform X1, with protein MLFSSTNLQSLKLHLQRRVITIAGMAKKRNMTRNQNCDGSSSSSWKRFNDGVAPWSDLDHNLLFLVMMQLGVIDFLAFSGVCKKWRSLALGNKKIFMASRPPMLMSISDPSYKKKECKCCLEDFEGRKFKTILPHAAGRICVGLTCGYLILFGGETKDFWLVNLITRHELHFPCFPYNASSDVARIRGILVFSPSVSGWVFVVLRKFSRQIWFSIAGTRAWNRISSTSLAIDLHAFKGKIYTVNIRCRLCEMRLTPEPKLTLLQTKNLPQPGFLFPEFVNLGEKLYVIDRGLKDSYTVHELDFEEMKWVSSEISELGVDHRALYKRDGYFLGTVDTSRKRRCLPSYIWYFPNDCLNVNRLDE; from the exons ATGCTTTTCTCGAGTACAAATTTACAATCCCTAAAACTCCACCTCCAACGCCGCGTCATTACCATTGCAG GAATGGCCAAGAAAAGGAATATGACCAGAAACCAGAATTGTGATGGTTCATCATCATCTAGCTGGAAGAGATTCAACGATGGTGTGGCACCTTGGTCAGATCTTGACCATAATTTGCTTTTTTTAGTTATGATGCAACTGGGAGTAATTGATTTTCTAGCATTCAGTGGTGTGTGTAAGAAATGGAGGTCACTCGCACTCGGTAATAAGAAGATTTTTATGGCATCCAGACCACCGATGTTGATGTCCATCTCAGATCCTTCTTATAAGAAGAAAGAGTGCAAGTGCTGTCTTGAGGACTTTGAAGGTAGAAAGTTCAAAACCATCCTTCCCCATGCTGCTGGCAGGATCTGTGTTGGATTAACTTGTGGTTACCTCATCTTGTTCGGGGGGGAAACCAAAGACTTCTGGCTTGTAAATCTTATCACAAGGCACGAGCTTCATTTCCCTTGTTTCCCCTATAATGCAAGTAGTGATGTAGCAAGGATCAGAGgtatccttgtcttttcacctTCAGTATCTGGTTGGGTGTTTGTGGTGCTTCGTAAATTCTCCCGTCAAATTTGGTTTTCTATAGCGGGTACACGAGCATGGAATCGTATCTCCTCCACTTCCCTCGCGATTGATTTACATGCTTTCAAGGGGAAGATATATACCGTAAACATCCGCTGTCGTTTATGTGAAATGAGACTCACTCCAGAGCCCAAATTGACTTTACTCCAAACCAAGAATCTTCCACAGCCAGGCTTCTTATTTCCGGAGTTTGTAAATTTGGGTGAAAAACTTTATGTGATCGACCGTGGGTTAAAAGATTCATACACGGTTCACGAACTAGATTTTGAGGAAATGAAGTGGGTGTCGTCGGAAATTTCAGAGTTGGGGGTTGATCATCGCGCACTCTATAAGAGAGATGGTTACTTCCTTGGCACCGTTGATACAAGTCGAAAACGCAGGTGCCTTCCTTCATACATCTGGTACTTCCCCAATGATTGTTTGAATGTGAATCGCTTAGATGAATGA